A section of the Sporomusaceae bacterium FL31 genome encodes:
- the rex gene encoding redox-sensing transcriptional repressor Rex: protein MVIPNNLMVEDISYYLLLLLFEEAWQLKDHIIISKATIDRLPLYFRTLRLSLEEGIDIISSEELGQRLGVTPEQIRKDLASFGQFGKKGVGYYVRELIRNIGEILGLHYNWNIAVVGIGHLGSALANYQNFASLGFNLVAMFDADPEIIGKTINGVQVESIENLTAIVQERSVHIGIIAVPAVFAQEVADKLVTAGVAGIWNFAPIKINVPDKIRVVNEDLSVGLSSLSYHLARNLVKNND, encoded by the coding sequence TTGGTTATTCCGAATAATTTAATGGTTGAAGATATTAGTTACTATCTACTGCTACTATTGTTTGAGGAGGCTTGGCAGTTGAAAGATCACATCATCATTTCAAAGGCTACTATTGACCGCCTGCCACTGTACTTTCGCACCTTACGTCTTAGTTTAGAAGAAGGAATTGATATAATATCATCCGAAGAGCTAGGACAGCGATTAGGCGTAACCCCTGAACAAATCCGCAAAGATTTAGCTTCTTTTGGCCAGTTTGGTAAAAAAGGTGTTGGCTATTATGTGCGTGAGTTGATCAGGAATATTGGTGAAATACTAGGGCTGCATTATAATTGGAATATTGCTGTAGTCGGTATTGGGCATTTGGGATCAGCTTTGGCTAACTATCAGAACTTTGCTTCATTGGGTTTCAACTTGGTGGCTATGTTTGATGCCGACCCAGAAATTATTGGCAAGACCATCAATGGTGTGCAAGTTGAGAGTATTGAAAACCTGACTGCAATCGTACAGGAGCGTAGTGTCCATATTGGAATCATTGCTGTTCCCGCTGTTTTTGCACAGGAGGTAGCTGATAAATTAGTAACTGCTGGTGTTGCCGGTATCTGGAATTTTGCACCCATCAAAATCAATGTTCCAGACAAAATCCGGGTTGTTAATGAGGATTTATCGGTTGGCTTGAGCAGTTTATCTTATCATCTTGCGCGAAATTTGGTTAAAAACAACGATTAA
- the scpA_2 gene encoding methylmalonyl-CoA mutase, translated as MSNENLKAKVAEYNAKVEKAAAKFPERRNIPEQRIYTPVDVEGLDYERDLGLPGTYPFTRGVQPTMYRGRFWTMRMYAGFSTAEESNKRYRYLIESGATGLSCAFDLPTQIGYDSDDDISTGEVGKVGVAIDSLADMEILFDQIDLGKVSTSMTINAPASVLLAMYIAVAEKQGVTPDKLNGTIQNDILKEYAARGTYIFPPKPSMRLITNIFEYCSQNVPNWNTISISGYHIREAGSTASQEIAFTIADGIAYCDAAIKAGLKIDDFAGRLSFFWNAHNNVLEEVAKFRASRRVWSKVMKERFGATNPKSWMLRVHTQTAGSMLTAQQPENNVVRVALQTAAAVMGGTQSLHTNSKDEALALPTEDSVRVALRTQQIVAYESGLADIVDPLGGSYYVEALTDQIEKEAWEYIKKIDEIGGAVTAIEKGYIQKEIQDSAYKWQMEVEKGDRVIVGVNKFQIEEKPVEGLLRVDSSVGELQKKKLADLRAKRDNGAVQDKLAALEKACQDDSVNLMPLILDAVKAYATLGEICGVMRKVFGEYEAHVNL; from the coding sequence ATGAGCAATGAAAACTTAAAAGCCAAAGTGGCAGAGTACAATGCAAAAGTAGAAAAAGCAGCAGCTAAATTCCCAGAGCGCAGAAATATCCCAGAGCAAAGAATTTACACTCCGGTGGATGTTGAAGGTTTAGATTACGAACGTGATCTTGGTTTACCAGGTACTTATCCTTTTACTCGTGGTGTACAACCTACTATGTACCGTGGTCGTTTCTGGACCATGCGTATGTATGCAGGTTTCTCCACTGCAGAGGAATCCAACAAACGTTACCGTTATCTGATTGAATCAGGTGCGACAGGATTATCTTGCGCATTCGACCTTCCAACCCAAATCGGGTATGATTCAGATGATGACATTTCAACAGGTGAAGTTGGTAAAGTTGGTGTTGCTATCGACTCCTTGGCCGATATGGAAATTCTGTTTGACCAAATCGATCTTGGAAAAGTATCAACTTCAATGACTATCAATGCTCCAGCTTCAGTACTTTTGGCAATGTACATTGCCGTTGCTGAAAAGCAAGGCGTAACTCCTGATAAATTAAATGGTACTATTCAGAATGATATTCTGAAGGAATATGCTGCACGCGGTACATATATTTTCCCGCCGAAGCCTTCCATGCGTTTAATTACTAACATTTTTGAATACTGCTCACAAAACGTACCAAACTGGAATACTATTTCCATTTCTGGTTACCACATTCGTGAAGCAGGTTCCACTGCATCACAAGAGATCGCTTTCACGATTGCTGATGGTATTGCTTATTGCGACGCTGCAATTAAAGCTGGTCTGAAAATTGATGATTTCGCAGGACGTCTGTCCTTCTTCTGGAATGCTCACAATAACGTACTTGAAGAAGTAGCAAAATTCCGTGCATCTCGTCGTGTATGGTCAAAAGTTATGAAAGAGCGTTTTGGCGCAACGAATCCAAAATCTTGGATGTTGCGTGTTCACACTCAAACTGCAGGTTCAATGCTAACTGCACAACAACCTGAAAACAACGTAGTACGTGTAGCTCTGCAAACTGCAGCTGCTGTTATGGGTGGAACTCAATCTCTTCATACTAATTCTAAAGATGAAGCATTGGCTCTGCCAACTGAAGATTCTGTACGTGTTGCGCTTCGTACTCAACAAATCGTTGCTTATGAAAGCGGTTTAGCAGACATCGTTGATCCACTTGGTGGTTCATACTATGTAGAAGCTCTTACTGATCAAATCGAGAAAGAAGCTTGGGAATACATCAAGAAAATCGATGAAATCGGTGGCGCTGTAACTGCAATTGAAAAAGGTTACATCCAAAAAGAAATCCAAGACAGTGCATATAAATGGCAAATGGAAGTTGAAAAAGGCGACCGCGTAATCGTGGGCGTTAACAAATTCCAAATCGAAGAAAAACCAGTTGAAGGTTTGCTTCGTGTTGACTCATCTGTTGGCGAGCTTCAAAAGAAAAAACTTGCTGATCTGAGAGCAAAACGCGACAACGGCGCAGTACAAGACAAACTTGCTGCCCTTGAAAAAGCTTGCCAAGACGATTCTGTTAACCTTATGCCATTGATTCTGGATGCCGTTAAAGCATATGCAACACTTGGCGAAATTTGCGGCGTAATGCGTAAAGTATTCGGTGAATACGAAGCGCATGTAAACCTATAA
- a CDS encoding NADH dehydrogenase, producing MEHVRAHVLICAGTGCVSSGSKKVHAALCEKLAQKGMDQEIKIIETGCHGFCEMGPLLIVYPEGVFYVRVQEEDVNDIVEEHLYKGRIVERLLYKEPVSLEKIPNYSDISFYKKQMRMVLANCGHIDPENIDEYIAVGGYDALAKALSEMSPDRVIDEVKKSGLRGRGGGGFPSGTKWGFTRSAAGDKKYVVCNADEGDPGAFMDRSVLEGDPHRVIEGMAICGYAIGADEGYIYVRAEYPLAIKRLKIAIQQAEDLGLLGDNLFESGFNFRIKIKEGAGAFVCGEETALLASIEGRRGMPRPRPPFPAISGLWGKPTNINNVETFANVPQIISKGSAWYASIGTERSKGTKVFALTGRINHTGLAEVPMGISMREIIYEIGGGIPNGKVFKAVQIGGPSGGCLPEALLDLPVDYDSLIEVGAMMGSGGLVVMDETTCMVDVAKFFLNFTKSESCGKCTPCREGTKRMLEILTRITDGAGRPGDIELLEDMAKNIKATALCGLGQTAPNPVLSTIKYFRHEYEAHILDKRCPAGACTKLAVISIADTCKGCSLCKKVCPVGAISGEVKNKHSIDTQKCIKCGACITKCPFKSIVNQ from the coding sequence ATGGAACACGTTAGAGCGCATGTTCTTATTTGTGCAGGTACTGGCTGTGTGTCATCAGGATCAAAGAAAGTGCATGCAGCGCTATGTGAGAAGCTGGCGCAAAAAGGAATGGACCAGGAAATAAAAATCATTGAAACAGGCTGTCATGGTTTTTGTGAAATGGGCCCCTTGCTCATTGTTTATCCTGAAGGTGTTTTTTATGTTCGCGTTCAAGAAGAGGATGTCAATGACATCGTGGAAGAGCATCTTTATAAAGGCCGTATTGTTGAACGCTTACTGTACAAAGAGCCCGTGTCCCTAGAAAAGATTCCTAATTATAGTGATATTAGTTTTTATAAAAAGCAAATGCGGATGGTTCTTGCCAACTGTGGACATATCGATCCGGAGAACATCGACGAATATATCGCGGTAGGTGGGTATGATGCTTTAGCTAAAGCGCTCAGCGAGATGTCACCTGATCGTGTTATTGATGAAGTAAAAAAATCCGGGTTGCGCGGCAGAGGCGGCGGCGGATTTCCCAGCGGTACAAAATGGGGTTTTACTCGCAGTGCAGCTGGTGATAAGAAATATGTTGTGTGTAATGCCGATGAAGGAGACCCAGGTGCTTTTATGGATCGAAGTGTATTGGAAGGAGATCCTCACCGGGTTATTGAGGGGATGGCCATCTGTGGCTATGCTATTGGTGCTGATGAAGGCTACATTTATGTCAGGGCAGAATATCCTTTGGCCATTAAACGACTGAAAATTGCCATTCAGCAAGCCGAAGATTTAGGCTTGCTAGGTGATAATCTATTTGAATCAGGGTTCAATTTCCGCATTAAGATTAAAGAAGGTGCAGGTGCCTTTGTTTGTGGCGAAGAAACAGCGTTGCTTGCTTCGATTGAAGGCCGGCGCGGCATGCCTCGTCCACGGCCGCCTTTTCCGGCGATATCGGGATTATGGGGAAAACCTACTAATATTAATAATGTTGAAACCTTTGCCAATGTGCCGCAAATTATCAGCAAAGGTTCAGCCTGGTATGCTTCGATTGGTACAGAACGCAGCAAAGGGACTAAGGTTTTTGCCCTAACCGGCCGCATTAATCATACCGGCTTGGCTGAGGTTCCGATGGGAATTTCGATGCGGGAAATCATTTATGAAATTGGCGGCGGCATACCAAATGGTAAAGTTTTTAAAGCAGTACAAATTGGTGGTCCTTCAGGCGGTTGTTTGCCAGAAGCACTACTAGACTTACCTGTTGACTATGATTCATTGATTGAAGTCGGCGCAATGATGGGATCCGGCGGTTTGGTTGTTATGGATGAGACGACCTGTATGGTTGATGTTGCGAAATTTTTTCTGAATTTTACTAAATCTGAATCCTGTGGAAAGTGCACTCCTTGCCGTGAGGGCACGAAAAGAATGCTCGAGATTCTAACCCGTATTACCGATGGCGCTGGACGACCCGGTGATATCGAATTGCTGGAAGATATGGCAAAAAACATCAAAGCAACTGCATTATGCGGATTAGGGCAAACGGCGCCCAATCCTGTTTTAAGTACCATCAAGTATTTCCGGCATGAATATGAGGCTCACATTCTAGATAAAAGGTGTCCTGCCGGTGCCTGTACCAAGCTGGCTGTTATTTCGATTGCCGATACCTGTAAGGGGTGCAGTCTTTGTAAAAAAGTTTGTCCTGTTGGTGCTATCAGTGGCGAGGTTAAGAACAAACATTCAATTGATACACAAAAATGTATTAAGTGCGGCGCTTGTATCACTAAATGCCCGTTTAAATCTATTGTGAATCAATAG
- the cat1 gene encoding acetyl-CoA hydrolase encodes MIDIRDRVRCKALHDKIVSAEEAAAFIKPGMNIGASGFTPAGYPKAVPLALAKRMAQDPFKINLWTGASVGKELDGALAEVGGIHKRMPYQTNNDLRNSLNSGVVEYFDLHLSESAQLTRYGFLGGKVDVAIVEACAITEEGHIVPTTSMGNTASFVQSADIVIVEVNTTQPLELEGMHDVYVPLDPPHRQAIPIVKVNDRIGTTYIPCGPDKIKYIVPCDISDDVRPFGPIDDCSQKMSELIIDFFKHEIKAGRLPKNMLPLQSGVGSVANAVITGFVNSDFTDLEVYTEVIQDGMLDLADAGKLKFASGTSFSPSPDGLERLYKNIGEYRQKMMLRPQEIANSPEIARRIGIIAMNTAIEFDIFGHVNSTHIMGTKMMNGIGGSGDFARNAYLTCFFTTSTAKNGAISSIVPMCSHIDHTEHDTDVFVTEMGLADVRGLSPRERARVIINNCAHPDYKPMLLDYLERAEKATKKAHTPHIVSEALSWHTRFLETGTMKK; translated from the coding sequence ATGATTGACATCCGAGATCGCGTGCGCTGTAAAGCGCTCCATGACAAAATTGTTAGTGCTGAAGAAGCGGCTGCTTTTATTAAACCAGGTATGAATATAGGCGCCAGTGGATTTACACCTGCCGGCTATCCTAAAGCAGTTCCGTTAGCTTTGGCAAAAAGAATGGCTCAAGATCCTTTTAAAATTAACTTGTGGACTGGTGCTTCGGTAGGTAAAGAACTTGATGGTGCTTTAGCCGAAGTGGGTGGTATCCATAAACGGATGCCATACCAAACAAACAATGATTTGCGTAATTCCTTAAATAGTGGCGTGGTAGAATATTTTGACCTGCATTTAAGTGAATCAGCTCAATTGACACGCTATGGTTTCTTAGGCGGCAAGGTTGATGTCGCGATCGTTGAAGCGTGTGCCATTACGGAAGAAGGACACATTGTCCCTACTACATCAATGGGTAATACAGCATCTTTCGTACAAAGTGCTGATATTGTTATTGTTGAGGTTAACACAACTCAGCCGCTTGAATTAGAAGGCATGCATGATGTGTATGTTCCTCTTGATCCGCCTCATCGTCAAGCAATACCTATTGTGAAGGTGAATGATCGTATCGGAACAACCTACATTCCTTGCGGTCCTGATAAAATTAAATATATCGTTCCATGCGATATTAGTGACGACGTTCGTCCCTTCGGACCAATTGATGATTGTTCGCAAAAGATGTCCGAGCTTATCATAGATTTCTTTAAACATGAAATTAAAGCAGGCCGTTTGCCTAAAAACATGCTGCCATTACAATCCGGTGTTGGCTCAGTAGCCAATGCTGTTATCACTGGTTTTGTTAACTCAGATTTTACTGATCTTGAGGTTTACACTGAAGTTATTCAAGACGGCATGCTTGATTTAGCAGATGCTGGAAAACTGAAGTTTGCTTCAGGTACTTCTTTCTCCCCATCACCAGATGGTTTGGAAAGGCTTTATAAAAATATCGGCGAATATCGTCAAAAAATGATGCTTCGCCCGCAAGAAATTGCGAACAGCCCTGAAATTGCCCGTCGTATCGGTATCATTGCCATGAATACCGCAATTGAGTTTGACATTTTTGGACATGTAAACTCCACTCATATCATGGGTACTAAAATGATGAATGGTATCGGTGGTTCAGGAGACTTTGCCCGTAATGCTTACTTGACGTGCTTCTTCACTACTTCAACTGCAAAAAATGGTGCAATATCCTCAATCGTTCCAATGTGCTCACACATTGATCACACTGAACATGATACTGATGTATTTGTTACCGAAATGGGTCTGGCTGACGTCCGTGGCTTAAGTCCAAGGGAGCGGGCCCGTGTAATTATCAACAATTGTGCACATCCTGATTATAAACCTATGTTGCTTGATTATCTTGAGAGAGCCGAGAAAGCAACTAAAAAGGCGCATACGCCTCATATAGTTAGCGAAGCTCTTTCCTGGCATACTAGGTTCCTGGAAACAGGCACAATGAAGAAATAA
- the yqjC gene encoding hypothetical protein, giving the protein MFKVTKVDHIGIAVKDLEQAKKFYTEVLGMEVQGEEVVEQQKVKVCFIPSGDSEVELLESTSPDGPIAKFIEKNGEGIQHIALRVDNIENALADLKAKGVRLIDETPRYGAGGASIAFVHPKATGGILLELSERK; this is encoded by the coding sequence ATGTTTAAAGTTACTAAAGTTGACCACATTGGTATAGCTGTAAAAGATCTAGAACAAGCTAAGAAATTTTATACTGAAGTGCTTGGTATGGAAGTTCAAGGCGAAGAAGTTGTAGAACAACAAAAAGTAAAAGTTTGCTTCATTCCTAGTGGTGATAGTGAAGTTGAACTGCTGGAGTCTACTTCTCCAGATGGTCCTATCGCTAAATTCATCGAGAAAAATGGCGAAGGTATTCAACATATTGCTTTGAGAGTGGACAACATTGAAAACGCTTTAGCTGATCTTAAAGCAAAAGGCGTTCGCTTAATCGACGAAACCCCGCGCTACGGAGCCGGCGGAGCTAGCATTGCCTTTGTTCATCCAAAGGCTACTGGTGGCATCTTGCTCGAATTGTCAGAGCGCAAGTAA
- a CDS encoding methylmalonyl-CoA carboxyltransferase, which yields MATVQEKIQDLKSKQEKIQLGGGEKRIEKQHASGKYTARERIDKFFDAGTFVELDQFVSHRCVNFGMAAKELPGEGVVTGYGTVNGRLVYAFAQDFTVEGGSLGEMHAAKICKVLDLAMKMGAPVIGINDSGGARIQEAVDALAGYGKIFYKNTLASGVIPQISVIMGPCAGGAVYSPALTDFIYMVKNTSQMFITGPAVIKSVTAEEVTAEQLGGAMTHNSTSGVAQFAAENEDDCIEQIRYLLSFLPSNNLEEAPVVETGDCPNRMDEELNTLLPDNPNMPYDMKDVIKSVVDNGEFYEVLEHYARNIITCFARFDGQSVGIIANQPAVMAGCLDINASDKSSRFIRFCDAFNIPIVNLVDVPGFLPGTDQEYGGIIRHGAKMLYAYSEATVPKITVITRKAYGGSYLAMCSQDLGADQVLAWPTAEIAVMGPAGAANIIFKKDPDVDAKTAKYIEEFATPYKAAERGFVDIVIEPKETRPRIITALNMLASKREARPAKKHGNIPL from the coding sequence ATGGCTACTGTCCAGGAAAAAATTCAGGACCTTAAATCCAAGCAGGAAAAAATCCAGCTTGGTGGCGGCGAGAAGCGTATTGAGAAACAACATGCTTCAGGTAAATATACCGCCCGTGAGCGTATTGACAAGTTCTTTGATGCTGGTACATTTGTAGAACTTGACCAATTCGTTTCTCACCGTTGTGTAAACTTCGGTATGGCTGCAAAAGAACTTCCAGGTGAAGGCGTTGTAACTGGTTACGGTACTGTTAATGGCCGTCTGGTTTATGCATTTGCTCAAGACTTTACTGTTGAAGGCGGTTCACTTGGTGAAATGCATGCTGCTAAAATTTGCAAAGTGTTAGATTTAGCAATGAAAATGGGTGCACCAGTTATCGGTATCAACGATTCTGGCGGAGCTCGTATTCAAGAAGCAGTTGATGCATTAGCTGGTTATGGTAAAATATTCTACAAGAATACTTTAGCATCCGGTGTAATCCCACAAATCTCTGTAATCATGGGACCTTGTGCGGGTGGTGCAGTTTATTCTCCAGCTTTAACTGACTTTATCTACATGGTAAAAAACACTAGCCAGATGTTTATCACTGGTCCAGCTGTTATTAAGTCTGTTACTGCTGAAGAAGTTACAGCTGAACAACTTGGTGGTGCTATGACTCATAATAGTACTTCCGGTGTTGCTCAATTTGCTGCTGAAAATGAAGATGATTGCATTGAGCAAATTCGTTATTTGCTTAGCTTCCTGCCTAGCAATAACTTAGAAGAAGCTCCAGTTGTTGAAACTGGCGATTGTCCTAATCGTATGGATGAAGAACTCAACACACTGTTGCCTGATAATCCTAACATGCCTTACGACATGAAAGATGTTATCAAATCAGTCGTTGATAATGGTGAGTTCTATGAAGTACTTGAGCATTATGCGCGTAATATCATTACTTGCTTTGCTCGTTTTGATGGACAGTCTGTTGGTATTATTGCCAACCAACCAGCTGTAATGGCTGGTTGTCTGGATATCAATGCTTCTGATAAATCTTCACGTTTTATTCGCTTCTGTGATGCTTTCAATATTCCTATCGTAAACCTTGTTGACGTACCAGGATTCTTACCAGGTACTGACCAAGAATACGGCGGTATTATTCGTCACGGTGCAAAAATGCTTTATGCTTACTCTGAAGCCACTGTTCCTAAGATTACCGTTATTACGCGTAAAGCTTATGGTGGTTCTTATCTTGCTATGTGTTCACAAGACCTTGGCGCAGATCAAGTATTGGCTTGGCCAACAGCTGAAATCGCGGTTATGGGTCCTGCAGGTGCTGCTAACATCATCTTCAAGAAAGATCCAGATGTTGATGCTAAAACTGCTAAATACATTGAAGAGTTTGCAACTCCATACAAAGCAGCAGAACGCGGCTTTGTTGATATTGTAATCGAACCAAAAGAAACTAGACCGCGCATTATCACCGCCTTGAATATGCTGGCTAGCAAGCGTGAAGCTCGCCCAGCTAAGAAACATGGCAATATTCCGCTATAA
- the argK gene encoding GTPase ArgK, translating to MDIANELLAGSRLALSRAITAVENEYDTAVEIMQKLYPHTGRAHVIGITGPPGAGKSTLTDKLAKEYRRQGKTIGIIAVDPTSPFSGGAILGDRIRMNELTLDEGVFIRSMGTRGSLGGLSRKTAEAVKIMDASGKDVIFIETVGVGQSEVDIVKAADTTLVVLVPGLGDDIQAIKAGVLEIGDVFAINKADRDGVDRLNIELEMMLDLNQDMVDWRPPIKRTVASQNQGIEELIATLGEHYTHLDKTGQLAIRRTERTRNELLAMIEEQLGRYVLRNINSSGQFEQLITAVQQRQKDPYSVVNEILKGILK from the coding sequence ATGGATATAGCAAACGAATTGCTGGCTGGTTCAAGGCTGGCTTTGTCTCGCGCTATTACAGCTGTTGAAAACGAATACGACACAGCTGTCGAAATCATGCAGAAACTTTATCCTCATACTGGTCGAGCTCATGTAATTGGTATTACAGGCCCGCCTGGGGCAGGTAAAAGTACGCTGACTGATAAGTTGGCGAAAGAATACCGTCGTCAGGGAAAAACGATTGGTATTATTGCTGTCGATCCAACAAGCCCTTTTTCTGGTGGTGCCATTTTAGGTGACCGTATTCGAATGAATGAACTGACACTCGATGAAGGTGTATTTATTCGCAGTATGGGAACCAGAGGAAGTCTGGGTGGATTATCGCGCAAGACAGCTGAAGCAGTAAAGATTATGGATGCATCTGGTAAAGATGTTATCTTTATTGAAACTGTGGGAGTTGGACAGTCTGAAGTAGACATAGTCAAGGCCGCTGATACTACTTTGGTAGTTTTGGTGCCTGGTCTTGGTGATGATATACAAGCCATTAAAGCAGGGGTTCTCGAAATTGGCGATGTCTTTGCGATAAACAAAGCTGATCGCGATGGTGTGGACCGCTTAAATATTGAACTGGAAATGATGCTTGATTTAAACCAGGATATGGTTGATTGGCGCCCACCGATTAAACGGACGGTTGCCAGCCAAAATCAAGGAATAGAAGAACTTATCGCGACACTTGGTGAGCATTATACTCATCTTGATAAAACCGGTCAGCTCGCTATCCGCCGCACAGAACGTACCAGGAATGAACTTCTAGCAATGATAGAAGAGCAGTTGGGACGTTATGTCTTGCGCAATATTAACAGTTCAGGCCAGTTTGAGCAACTGATTACAGCTGTTCAGCAGCGCCAGAAAGACCCTTATAGTGTTGTAAATGAGATACTAAAGGGCATACTAAAATAG
- the scpA_1 gene encoding methylmalonyl-CoA mutase, with the protein MEKRIRVLVAKPGLDGHDRGAKVVARALRDAGFEVIYTGLRQTPEQIAEAALQEDVNVVALSLLSGAHPHLFPRVVELVKGKGMNDVLIVGGGVIPDADIPALKDAGVAEVFTPGTPTSAIVDFIKANVK; encoded by the coding sequence ATGGAAAAACGTATTAGAGTATTAGTAGCAAAACCCGGTCTTGATGGTCATGACCGCGGCGCCAAAGTCGTAGCCCGCGCTCTACGCGACGCAGGCTTTGAAGTTATCTACACTGGCCTTCGCCAAACCCCAGAGCAAATTGCTGAAGCAGCTCTTCAAGAGGACGTAAATGTCGTTGCTTTGAGTCTTTTATCCGGTGCTCACCCGCACCTTTTCCCACGTGTAGTTGAACTCGTTAAGGGTAAAGGTATGAATGATGTACTAATCGTTGGCGGCGGTGTTATTCCTGATGCTGATATTCCAGCTCTTAAAGATGCTGGTGTAGCAGAAGTATTTACTCCTGGCACCCCAACTAGTGCAATTGTTGACTTTATTAAAGCTAACGTAAAATAA
- a CDS encoding ferredoxin yields the protein MEMVNITIDGRKLQVPKTATVLEAARAAGIKVPTLCYHPELRPEGNCRVCMVEVAGARSLVASCVYPVNDGMVVKTSTEAVRAARKTVVELLLANHPQDCLSCQRNLSCELQSIAADLGIRKVRFDGERKQHPLDDRNPSIVRDQSKCILCGRCIRACSERQGVHVYSFANRGFDTVVVPAFNQGLHEVACTYCGQCVSVCPTAAIVIKDDTAKVWRELGNPEKHVIVQTAPAVRVALGEELGLEPGAIVTGKMVAAIRKLGFSRVFDTNFAADVTIMEEGAELLERLNHSGKLPMITSCSPGWVNFAELIYPDLLEHLSTAKSPQQIFGALAKTYYAEKIGIDAKNIVSVSIMPCTAKKAEAARDEMNASGYRDVDIVLTTRELGAMIREAGIDFSTLPDDEYDAPMGIATGAGVIFGATGGVMEAALRTVSELVTGEELECIDFHGVRGLKGVKEAEVQIGDTVVKVAVAHTLLNARTLLEQIREGKSHYHFIEIMACPGGCISGGGQPISSCADIREKRINALYECDQCSALRKSHLNPAVQELYENWLGKALGEKSHKLLHTHYHPQERC from the coding sequence ATGGAAATGGTGAACATTACTATTGATGGTCGAAAACTGCAAGTGCCTAAAACAGCTACCGTTCTTGAAGCAGCTCGTGCGGCTGGAATCAAGGTTCCCACGCTGTGTTATCATCCCGAACTGAGACCGGAAGGCAATTGCCGGGTTTGTATGGTCGAAGTTGCCGGAGCCCGATCTTTGGTTGCATCTTGTGTTTATCCGGTCAATGATGGTATGGTTGTCAAAACAAGCACAGAAGCAGTACGGGCGGCTCGTAAAACTGTGGTGGAATTGCTGTTAGCCAATCATCCTCAGGATTGCTTATCCTGCCAGCGCAATCTCAGCTGTGAGCTGCAATCCATTGCTGCCGATTTAGGGATTCGCAAAGTGCGGTTTGATGGCGAGCGAAAGCAACATCCGCTTGATGACCGAAATCCTTCAATTGTTCGTGATCAAAGCAAGTGTATTCTATGTGGTCGATGTATTCGGGCCTGCAGCGAGCGTCAAGGTGTTCATGTATACAGTTTCGCGAATCGCGGGTTTGATACAGTCGTAGTTCCAGCTTTTAACCAAGGACTTCATGAGGTAGCCTGTACTTACTGTGGACAATGCGTGAGTGTGTGTCCAACAGCCGCTATTGTCATCAAGGACGATACGGCAAAAGTATGGCGTGAGCTAGGCAATCCCGAAAAGCATGTTATTGTCCAAACAGCTCCAGCTGTTCGTGTCGCTTTGGGAGAAGAATTAGGTCTGGAACCTGGGGCCATCGTTACCGGTAAAATGGTCGCAGCCATTCGGAAGCTTGGCTTTAGCCGTGTTTTTGATACAAATTTCGCTGCTGATGTAACCATTATGGAGGAAGGCGCTGAATTGCTTGAACGGCTAAATCATAGCGGTAAATTACCGATGATTACTTCTTGCAGCCCTGGCTGGGTCAACTTTGCCGAGCTCATCTATCCGGACTTGCTGGAGCATCTTTCAACAGCAAAATCGCCTCAGCAAATTTTTGGTGCTCTTGCCAAAACCTATTATGCAGAGAAGATAGGCATTGATGCAAAAAATATCGTATCGGTTTCGATCATGCCTTGTACAGCGAAAAAGGCAGAAGCGGCTCGTGATGAAATGAATGCAAGCGGTTATCGCGATGTAGACATTGTTCTAACTACCCGCGAACTTGGGGCTATGATCCGTGAGGCTGGTATTGATTTTAGTACCTTGCCAGATGACGAATATGATGCGCCTATGGGAATTGCTACCGGAGCTGGTGTCATCTTTGGAGCAACCGGCGGTGTTATGGAGGCTGCTTTGCGGACAGTTTCAGAGCTCGTTACTGGAGAAGAACTGGAGTGTATCGACTTCCATGGTGTACGAGGGCTGAAAGGGGTAAAAGAAGCAGAAGTTCAGATCGGCGATACTGTAGTTAAAGTTGCAGTCGCTCATACCTTACTGAATGCCCGTACGTTATTAGAACAGATTCGTGAGGGTAAATCCCACTATCACTTTATTGAGATTATGGCCTGTCCAGGCGGCTGTATCAGCGGTGGTGGGCAGCCGATATCCAGTTGCGCTGATATTCGTGAAAAGCGGATCAATGCATTATATGAATGCGATCAATGTTCGGCTTTGCGTAAATCCCACCTCAATCCAGCTGTTCAGGAACTCTATGAAAACTGGCTGGGTAAGGCGCTGGGCGAAAAATCTCATAAGCTATTACATACTCACTACCATCCACAAGAGCGCTGCTAA